In Mercurialis annua linkage group LG5, ddMerAnnu1.2, whole genome shotgun sequence, a single genomic region encodes these proteins:
- the LOC126681243 gene encoding serine/threonine protein phosphatase 2A 55 kDa regulatory subunit B beta isoform isoform X2, producing MNGGDEVTAAPPAPPQPLDWKFSQVFGERTAGEEVQEVDIISAIEFDKSGDHLATGDRGGRVVLFERTDTKDHGGSRRDLERMDYPITRHPEFRYKTEFQSHEPEFDYLKSLEIEEKINKIRWCQTANGALFLLSTNDKTIKFWKVQEKKVKKISEMNVDPSKAVGNGSIASSSNSNSAKPYLANGGLPEKLCSYPSNDFTVPPGGVPSLHLPVVTSGETSLMARCRRVYAHAHDYHINSISNNSDGETFISADDLRINLWNLEISNQSFNIVDVKPTNMEDLTEVITSAEFHPNHCNTLAYSSSRGSIRLIDLRQSALCDSHAKLFEEQEAPGSRSFFTEIIASISDIKFAKDGRHILSRDYMTLKLWDINMDSGPVATFQVHEYLRPKLCDLYENDSIFDKFECCLSGDGMRVATGSYSNLFRVFGCSPGSTEAITLEASKNPMRRQVQTPSRPSRSLSSITRVVRRGAESPGVDANGNSYDFTTKLLHLAWHPTENSIACAAANSLYMYYA from the exons atgaaCGGTGGCGATGAGGTCACTGCAGCTCCGCCGGCCCCACCACAGCCGTTGGATTGGAAATTCTCTCAGGTCTTCGGAGAGAGAACCGCCGGCGAAGAAGTTCAGGAAG TTGACATTATTTCAGCTATTGAATTTGATAAAAGTGGTGATCATCTTGCTACCGGCGACCGTGGCGGCCGGGTAGTTCTTTTTGAGAGGACAGACACCAAGGAT CATGGTGGATCAAGAAGAGATCTGGAGAGAATGGATTATCCTATTACTAGGCATCCTGAGTTTCGTTATAAAACAGAATTTCAGAGCCATGAACCTGAG TTTGACTATCTCAAGAGTTTGGAAATAGAagaaaaaatcaacaaaatcagATGGTGCCAAACAGCCAACGGCGCCCTTTTTCTCCTATCTACTAATGATAAAACCATTAAGTTTTGGAAG GTTCAAGAAAAAAAGGTCAAGAAAATTTCTGAAATGAATGTGGACCCTTCAAAAGCTGTAGGAAATGGTAGTATTGCTAGTTCAAGTAATTCAAATAGTGCTAAACCATATCTTGCCAATGGAGGCTTGCCAGAGAAGTTATGCAGTTACCCAAGCAATGACTTCACCGTTCCACCTGGGGGCGTTCCATCTCTGCATTTACCTGTG GTAACTTCCGGTGAAACCAGCCTGATGGCTAGATGTCGAAGGGTCTATGCGCACGCACACGATTATCACATCAATTCAATCTCAAACAACAG TGATGGTGAAACTTTTATTTCTGCTGATGACCTGCGAATCAATCTGTGGAACTTGGAGATTAGCAATCAAAGTTTCAATATTGTTGATGTCAAACCTACAAATATGGAGGATCTAACCG AGGTTATTACGTCTGCAGAATTCCACCCCAACCATTGTAATACATTAGCATATAGCAGTTCAAGAGGCTCAATCCGACTCATTGATTTACGCCAGTCAGCTTTATGTGATTCTCATGCTAAACT GTTTGAGGAACAGGAGGCACCGGGGTCTAGATCATTTTTCACAGAGATAATTGCTTCAATCTCAGATATTAAATTTGCCAAGGATGGACGGCATATACTTAGCCGTGACTACATGACTCTTAAG TTATGGGACATCAATATGGATTCAGGTCCGGTTGCAACCTTCCAGGTCCATGAGTATTTAAGACCTAAG TTGTGTGATTTATATGAAAACGATTCAATCTTTGATAAATTCGAGTGCTGCTTGAGCGGTGATGGAATGCGAGTGGCAACAGGGTCTTACAG CAATCTGTTCCGCGTGTTTGGTTGTTCCCCTGGCAGTACCGAGGCAATTACTTTGGAAGCCAGCAAAAACCCAATGAG GAGACAAGTGCAGACGCCTTCGAGGCCTTCTAGATCCCTGAGCAGTATAACGCGTGTTGTGAGGCGGG GAGCAGAGAGCCCCGGAGTCGATGCAAATGGAAATTCGTATGATTTTACGACAAAGTTGCTCCATCTAGCATGGCACCCAACGGAAAACTCGATCGCCTGCGCTGCTGCAAACAGCTTGTATATGTACTATGCATAA
- the LOC126681243 gene encoding serine/threonine protein phosphatase 2A 55 kDa regulatory subunit B beta isoform isoform X1 — MNGGDEVTAAPPAPPQPLDWKFSQVFGERTAGEEVQEVDIISAIEFDKSGDHLATGDRGGRVVLFERTDTKDHGGSRRDLERMDYPITRHPEFRYKTEFQSHEPEFDYLKSLEIEEKINKIRWCQTANGALFLLSTNDKTIKFWKVQEKKVKKISEMNVDPSKAVGNGSIASSSNSNSAKPYLANGGLPEKLCSYPSNDFTVPPGGVPSLHLPVVVTSGETSLMARCRRVYAHAHDYHINSISNNSDGETFISADDLRINLWNLEISNQSFNIVDVKPTNMEDLTEVITSAEFHPNHCNTLAYSSSRGSIRLIDLRQSALCDSHAKLFEEQEAPGSRSFFTEIIASISDIKFAKDGRHILSRDYMTLKLWDINMDSGPVATFQVHEYLRPKLCDLYENDSIFDKFECCLSGDGMRVATGSYSNLFRVFGCSPGSTEAITLEASKNPMRRQVQTPSRPSRSLSSITRVVRRGAESPGVDANGNSYDFTTKLLHLAWHPTENSIACAAANSLYMYYA; from the exons atgaaCGGTGGCGATGAGGTCACTGCAGCTCCGCCGGCCCCACCACAGCCGTTGGATTGGAAATTCTCTCAGGTCTTCGGAGAGAGAACCGCCGGCGAAGAAGTTCAGGAAG TTGACATTATTTCAGCTATTGAATTTGATAAAAGTGGTGATCATCTTGCTACCGGCGACCGTGGCGGCCGGGTAGTTCTTTTTGAGAGGACAGACACCAAGGAT CATGGTGGATCAAGAAGAGATCTGGAGAGAATGGATTATCCTATTACTAGGCATCCTGAGTTTCGTTATAAAACAGAATTTCAGAGCCATGAACCTGAG TTTGACTATCTCAAGAGTTTGGAAATAGAagaaaaaatcaacaaaatcagATGGTGCCAAACAGCCAACGGCGCCCTTTTTCTCCTATCTACTAATGATAAAACCATTAAGTTTTGGAAG GTTCAAGAAAAAAAGGTCAAGAAAATTTCTGAAATGAATGTGGACCCTTCAAAAGCTGTAGGAAATGGTAGTATTGCTAGTTCAAGTAATTCAAATAGTGCTAAACCATATCTTGCCAATGGAGGCTTGCCAGAGAAGTTATGCAGTTACCCAAGCAATGACTTCACCGTTCCACCTGGGGGCGTTCCATCTCTGCATTTACCTGTGGTA GTAACTTCCGGTGAAACCAGCCTGATGGCTAGATGTCGAAGGGTCTATGCGCACGCACACGATTATCACATCAATTCAATCTCAAACAACAG TGATGGTGAAACTTTTATTTCTGCTGATGACCTGCGAATCAATCTGTGGAACTTGGAGATTAGCAATCAAAGTTTCAATATTGTTGATGTCAAACCTACAAATATGGAGGATCTAACCG AGGTTATTACGTCTGCAGAATTCCACCCCAACCATTGTAATACATTAGCATATAGCAGTTCAAGAGGCTCAATCCGACTCATTGATTTACGCCAGTCAGCTTTATGTGATTCTCATGCTAAACT GTTTGAGGAACAGGAGGCACCGGGGTCTAGATCATTTTTCACAGAGATAATTGCTTCAATCTCAGATATTAAATTTGCCAAGGATGGACGGCATATACTTAGCCGTGACTACATGACTCTTAAG TTATGGGACATCAATATGGATTCAGGTCCGGTTGCAACCTTCCAGGTCCATGAGTATTTAAGACCTAAG TTGTGTGATTTATATGAAAACGATTCAATCTTTGATAAATTCGAGTGCTGCTTGAGCGGTGATGGAATGCGAGTGGCAACAGGGTCTTACAG CAATCTGTTCCGCGTGTTTGGTTGTTCCCCTGGCAGTACCGAGGCAATTACTTTGGAAGCCAGCAAAAACCCAATGAG GAGACAAGTGCAGACGCCTTCGAGGCCTTCTAGATCCCTGAGCAGTATAACGCGTGTTGTGAGGCGGG GAGCAGAGAGCCCCGGAGTCGATGCAAATGGAAATTCGTATGATTTTACGACAAAGTTGCTCCATCTAGCATGGCACCCAACGGAAAACTCGATCGCCTGCGCTGCTGCAAACAGCTTGTATATGTACTATGCATAA